A single genomic interval of Terriglobus albidus harbors:
- a CDS encoding TIGR00282 family metallophosphoesterase, which produces MNILFVGDIFGSAGRRIVTEHLPHVLETHTVDLLIVNGENAAGGFGITPALAEDIFDMGAHVITTGNHFWDKKEILEYVASVPSYSHDRARRIIRPANFSPATPGFGVYEGTLPDGQTYAVINLQGRVFMQQNDDPFRKADTLLRDIKAKVIFVDFHAEATSEKVAMGWYLDGRVTAILGTHTHIPTADERILPGGTAYQTDVGMSGPYDSVIGVQTELVLNRFLTGAPGKFEAAKGNPKMCATLIRCDGATGRANGIQRIMLGE; this is translated from the coding sequence GTGAATATCCTTTTTGTCGGCGATATCTTCGGCTCGGCCGGTCGCCGTATTGTTACCGAACATCTGCCTCACGTCCTTGAGACACACACCGTCGACCTCCTGATCGTGAATGGTGAAAACGCCGCCGGAGGCTTCGGCATTACTCCCGCCCTCGCCGAAGACATCTTCGACATGGGCGCCCATGTCATCACCACGGGCAACCACTTCTGGGACAAAAAAGAGATCCTCGAGTACGTCGCCTCCGTCCCGTCCTACTCGCATGACCGCGCGCGGCGGATCATCCGTCCCGCGAACTTCTCGCCCGCAACGCCAGGGTTCGGCGTCTACGAAGGCACACTTCCTGACGGCCAGACCTATGCCGTCATCAACCTGCAGGGGCGGGTCTTCATGCAGCAGAACGACGATCCTTTCCGCAAAGCCGACACGCTGCTTCGCGACATTAAAGCGAAGGTCATTTTTGTTGACTTCCATGCCGAAGCAACCAGCGAAAAGGTCGCCATGGGCTGGTATCTGGACGGCCGGGTGACAGCCATTCTGGGCACACATACGCATATCCCAACGGCCGATGAGCGCATCCTTCCGGGCGGTACGGCCTATCAGACAGACGTGGGCATGTCCGGCCCCTACGATTCCGTGATCGGAGTCCAGACAGAGCTTGTCCTGAACCGTTTCCTCACCGGCGCACCGGGGAAGTTTGAGGCGGCCAAGGGCAATCCCAAGATGTGCGCCACCCTGATCCGTTGCGACGGAGCGACGGGCCGGGCCAACGGCATCCAACGCATCATGCTGGGGGAGTAG
- a CDS encoding TolC family protein: MRLVRSVICFPVVLAAALAAPAAHAQISFSSAIDLALRNSPKVKMAEADVAKSTAVLSESRDVFIPSLSAGSGLGYSYGFPVGQPTLYSFTVQSLVFDQSQKNYIRAARMGLEAANYALADARQAVAEDTALTYLALDHDLQRLDGLQQQLASASRLTEITQARLDANQDSRIDFTKSRLTAAQVRLARLHTESDTNFQRQHLANLTGLPPEGLSTIHDSIPQPPAPVAETPAVTNIPAIQAAYASAQSKFQVAFGDSRKMYRPQIAFAAQYNRYAEFNNYQDYYRNFQRNNFSFGIQLNWPIFNANLRAKARESVADAVRAQYDADRVKKEFLEGRAKAVNALPELAVRTEIATLDRDLAQQQLEAVQIQLNQGSGNPNAPQPTPKDEQNARIQERQKFLDLLDADLALRQTQISALRVTGQLEQWLKSSVRLDNTLPQAPSAATSKP; this comes from the coding sequence TTGAGGCTTGTACGCTCTGTCATTTGCTTTCCTGTTGTTCTGGCTGCCGCCCTGGCAGCTCCGGCGGCGCACGCCCAGATCTCATTCAGCTCCGCCATCGACCTCGCCCTTCGCAATAGCCCTAAGGTCAAGATGGCCGAGGCCGATGTCGCCAAATCGACAGCGGTACTCTCCGAATCAAGGGATGTCTTTATTCCGTCGCTCAGCGCGGGCTCAGGTCTCGGCTACTCCTACGGCTTCCCTGTCGGCCAGCCGACGCTCTATAGCTTCACAGTGCAATCGTTGGTCTTCGACCAGTCGCAAAAGAACTACATCCGGGCTGCGCGGATGGGGCTTGAAGCTGCCAATTACGCCCTCGCGGATGCACGTCAGGCGGTCGCAGAAGACACCGCACTCACCTATCTTGCCCTTGATCACGATCTGCAACGCCTGGACGGATTGCAGCAGCAGCTGGCCTCCGCTTCCCGGCTGACGGAGATTACCCAGGCCAGGCTCGATGCAAACCAGGACAGCAGGATCGACTTCACCAAATCCCGCCTTACCGCAGCTCAGGTACGGCTCGCACGTCTGCATACCGAAAGCGATACGAACTTTCAGCGGCAGCATCTGGCGAATCTGACCGGACTTCCGCCAGAAGGCCTGAGTACGATTCACGACAGCATTCCACAGCCGCCTGCTCCGGTTGCGGAGACACCGGCGGTGACCAATATTCCCGCAATCCAGGCCGCATACGCCAGCGCGCAGTCGAAGTTCCAGGTGGCCTTCGGTGACTCGCGCAAGATGTATCGTCCGCAGATTGCGTTCGCGGCCCAGTACAACCGCTATGCGGAGTTCAACAACTATCAGGACTACTACCGGAACTTCCAGAGAAATAACTTCTCCTTCGGTATTCAGTTGAACTGGCCCATCTTCAATGCCAATCTCCGCGCCAAAGCGAGAGAGTCCGTCGCGGACGCCGTGCGAGCGCAATACGACGCAGACCGCGTCAAGAAAGAGTTTCTGGAGGGCCGTGCGAAGGCCGTAAACGCGCTGCCGGAACTCGCCGTACGCACCGAGATTGCCACGCTGGACCGGGACCTGGCGCAACAGCAACTGGAAGCGGTGCAGATTCAGCTCAACCAGGGTTCGGGAAATCCGAACGCTCCGCAGCCAACTCCGAAAGATGAGCAGAACGCACGCATTCAGGAGCGCCAGAAATTTCTGGATCTACTGGATGCTGACCTCGCGCTTCGTCAGACGCAGATCAGCGCCTTGCGCGTTACCGGTCAACTGGAACAGTGGTTAAAGAGCTCTGTCCGGCTGGACAATACGCTGCCGCAAGCTCCGTCAGCGGCAACCTCAAAGCCCTGA